A window of Vigna unguiculata cultivar IT97K-499-35 chromosome 4, ASM411807v1, whole genome shotgun sequence contains these coding sequences:
- the LOC114180224 gene encoding formate dehydrogenase 1, mitochondrial-like: MLCLSISLSLFSLFSVLKNFITMAMKSAASSAVRSLLSSSSSTFSRNLHAQGERKKIVGVFYKGGEYAKSNPNFVGCVEGALGIREWLESKGHQYIVTDDKEGPNSELDKHLPDAHIIISTPFHPAYVTAERIKKAKNLELLLTAGIGSDHVDLNAAAAAGLTVAEVTGSNVVSVAEDELLRILVLVRNFLPGYHQAVNGEWNVAGIAHRAYDLEGKTIGTVGAGRIGKLLLQRLKPFNCNLLYYDRLRMNTELEKEIGAKFEEDLDAMLPKCDVIVINMPLTEQTRGLFDKNRIAKCKKGVVIVNNARGAIMDTQAIADACTSGHVAGYGGDVWPVQPAPKDHPWRFMPNHAMTPHISGTTIDAQLRYAAGVKDMLDRHFRGEDFPQQNYIVKEGQLASQYR; this comes from the exons ATGCTCTGTCTTAGTAT ttctctttctctcttttctctatTCTCTGTTCTTAAAAATTTCATCACCATGGCCATGAAAAGTGCTGCTTCCTCCGCCGTTCGCTCTCTgctttcttcctcctcttctacCTTTTCCAGAAACCTTCAT GCCCAGGgtgaaaggaagaagattgtGGGAGTGTTCTATAAAGGGGGTGAGTATGCTAAATCGAATCCCAATTTCGTGGGATGTGTTGAAGGAGCATTGGGTATTCGTGAGTGGTTGGAATCAAAGGGTCATCAATATATTGTCACTGACGACAAAGAAGGACCCAATTCTG AACTTGATAAACACCTACCCGATGCACATATCATCATATCTACTCCGTTTCATCCTGCATATGTGACTGCTGAGAGAATAAAGAAAGCCAAGAATCTAGAGCTGCTTTTGACTGCTGGAATCGGTTCTGATCACGTCGATCTCAacgctgctgctgctgctggtTTAACTGTGGCAGAGGTAACAGGAAGCAATGTGGTTTCGGTTGCCGAGGATGAACTCCTGAGAATCCTTGTTCTGGTCAGGAATTTCTTGCCAGGGTATCATCAAGCTGTTAATGGGGAATGGAATGTCGCCGGCATTGCACACAGAGCTTATGATCTTGAAGGCAAAACAATAGGAACTGTGGGTGCTGGAAGAATTGGGAAACTTTTGCTGCAGAGGTTGAAACCTTTTAACTGTAATCTCTTGTACTATGATAGACTTAGGATGAACACTGAATTGGAGAAAGAGATTGGAGCAAAGTTTGAGGAGGATCTTGATGCCATGCTTCCAAAGTGTGATGTGATTGTTATCAACATGCCTCTCACTGAGCAGACAAG AGGATTGTTTGACAAAAACAGAATTGCTAAGTGCAAGAAGGGTGTGGTGATTGTTAACAATGCTCGAGGGGCAATTATGGATACCCAGGCAATTGCTGATGCTTGCACCAGTGGCCATGTTGCAG GTTATGGTGGGGATGTTTGGCCAGTGCAACCAGCTCCAAAGGATCATCCATGGCGGTTCATGCCAAACCATGCCATGACTCCTCATATTTCTGGCACCACCATAGATGCACAG CTACGTTATGCTGCTGGTGTGAAAGACATGTTGGATAGGCACTTCAGGGGTGAAGACTTTCCTCAACAAAACTACATTGTGAAGGAAGGTCAACTTGCAAGTCAATATCGATGA